One genomic region from Methanomassiliicoccales archaeon encodes:
- a CDS encoding S-methyl-5'-thioadenosine phosphorylase — MMKTQARIGIIGGTGVYDPEMFELKETVKLSTPYGAPSDDIQIGEIDGLMVALLPRHGKWHVFPPHKVNYRANIWALKQCGVERVISPCAVGSLQEEYEPGQIVIADQFIDFTKKRDYTFYDGAKTVHVSMADPFCSELRDIFVKEAKRLKIPHHKDGTYICIEGPRFSTRAESLMFRAFADVIGMTLCPECQLAKEMEMCYVSLAMITDYDVWTEHPVDTAMILKTMAENVDKIQKLITSTLPKIPEARKKCDCSDTLKAAGA, encoded by the coding sequence ATGATGAAAACGCAGGCGCGCATCGGGATCATCGGCGGCACCGGGGTCTACGACCCGGAGATGTTCGAGCTCAAAGAGACGGTCAAGCTCTCCACTCCCTATGGGGCACCATCGGACGATATCCAGATCGGAGAGATAGATGGATTGATGGTGGCATTGCTCCCCCGACACGGGAAATGGCACGTCTTCCCTCCACATAAGGTCAATTATCGTGCCAACATATGGGCGTTGAAGCAGTGCGGCGTGGAGCGGGTCATTTCGCCCTGCGCCGTTGGTTCTTTGCAGGAGGAGTACGAGCCCGGCCAGATAGTCATTGCGGACCAGTTCATCGATTTCACCAAGAAGCGCGACTATACGTTCTACGATGGAGCGAAGACGGTGCACGTCTCCATGGCAGATCCGTTCTGCTCCGAGCTGCGGGACATATTTGTCAAGGAAGCCAAGCGACTGAAGATCCCGCATCACAAGGATGGAACGTACATCTGCATCGAGGGACCGAGGTTCTCCACCAGAGCGGAATCGCTCATGTTCAGGGCTTTCGCGGACGTCATCGGCATGACCCTGTGCCCGGAATGCCAGCTGGCGAAGGAGATGGAGATGTGCTACGTGTCCTTGGCCATGATCACCGATTACGATGTCTGGACCGAGCATCCGGTGGACACGGCCATGATCCTCAAGACCATGGCGGAGAACGTGGACAAGATCCAGAAGCTCATCACGTCCACCCTGCCGAAGATCCCTGAAGCGAGGAAGAAATGCGACTGCTCAGATACGTTGAAGGCGGCAGGCGCCTAG
- a CDS encoding flavin reductase family protein: MDAKTEVNPIWACRGFPAFPVVLVAVGNAKEKVECNVMTVVLVHMFSFDPPVIGVGVSPCRYTFDLMNKHDEFTVNIPGKELVEEVLFCGQKCGRETNKFEECGFTVTPGKVVNAPIIEECLVNLECKKRQVIDAGDHVWFLGEVVHGESVQGELRERAILYWGGEFRVIGNCIRKR; the protein is encoded by the coding sequence ATGGACGCGAAGACGGAGGTCAACCCCATCTGGGCGTGCAGGGGTTTCCCGGCGTTCCCGGTGGTCTTGGTTGCGGTCGGCAATGCCAAAGAAAAGGTCGAGTGCAACGTGATGACCGTGGTCTTGGTGCACATGTTCTCCTTCGATCCTCCTGTTATTGGAGTGGGCGTTTCTCCTTGCCGTTACACATTCGATCTGATGAACAAGCATGATGAGTTCACGGTGAACATACCCGGAAAGGAGCTGGTGGAGGAGGTCCTCTTCTGCGGCCAGAAGTGTGGTCGGGAGACGAACAAGTTCGAGGAATGTGGGTTCACGGTCACTCCAGGCAAAGTGGTCAACGCACCCATCATCGAGGAATGCCTTGTGAACCTGGAATGCAAGAAACGCCAGGTGATCGATGCCGGCGATCACGTCTGGTTCCTAGGCGAAGTGGTGCACGGAGAATCCGTGCAAGGCGAGCTGCGGGAGCGGGCGATTCTCTACTGGGGCGGGGAGTTCCGCGTCATCGGCAACTGCATCAGGAAGCGTTAG
- a CDS encoding flavin reductase family protein, with protein sequence MAKEPEKIDLDVFDAIAHLPPAPVLLVASGDKEQDWNVTTVGMFNVFSLFPVIVGIGVKTSRNIYRLIADSKDFTINVPSVDLIKSVEVCGKESGVRKNKFKEAGLTPIKGKRTNSPIIKECWLNIECKKLTSEKKKMESVAHLGEFDVGDHTWFLGQIVHTEVWSNYDRGKSLLFWDGEYRTAPNVVRGKE encoded by the coding sequence ATGGCGAAAGAACCGGAAAAGATAGATCTAGACGTTTTCGATGCGATCGCACATCTCCCTCCTGCACCAGTCCTGCTGGTGGCATCGGGGGACAAGGAACAGGACTGGAACGTGACCACGGTGGGCATGTTCAACGTGTTCTCCCTCTTCCCCGTGATCGTAGGCATCGGGGTCAAAACCTCCCGCAACATCTACCGCCTCATCGCCGACTCGAAGGACTTCACGATCAACGTTCCCTCGGTGGATTTGATCAAATCGGTGGAGGTATGCGGAAAGGAATCGGGCGTGCGCAAGAACAAGTTCAAGGAGGCTGGCCTTACGCCGATCAAGGGCAAGCGCACGAACTCGCCCATCATCAAGGAATGCTGGCTCAACATCGAATGCAAGAAGCTGACGAGCGAGAAGAAGAAGATGGAGAGCGTGGCGCACCTGGGCGAGTTCGACGTCGGAGATCACACCTGGTTCCTCGGCCAGATCGTGCACACCGAGGTCTGGAGCAATTACGATCGAGGCAAATCGTTGCTCTTCTGGGACGGCGAGTATCGCACCGCCCCCAATGTGGTGAGGGGTAAGGAATGA
- a CDS encoding pyridoxal phosphate-dependent aminotransferase, whose protein sequence is MRFAPFLLEDWLIKCRGAAIDLDHSGAPTPFGDGFDPCIGGEAWLDDLELEEKLVRLLAKQYRVKESKIVLTGGAQNANYLFLQSCAPHTDAVAIETPTYAPMRASADAMVSKVIEVKRTSKDHFSLSPEQVAKAINRGAKAVLLTNLHNPSARMLSDEELRAILEEAARKSVPVLCDEIYREMSYARPSKPVCSLGENGVSTCGMTKLWGLGGLRIGWLVGPEDIVKRVRMTRLYSAYHLPSRSMAVAFRALQEKQWFRDRVLRMAKHNLPVLDEWLEEEERVKVRRPDGGLMFLAMLPKGLNDEEFALRLFRKHKTAVCPGRYFGIGGAIRVTFSCGRSDFQQGLNHISSTLDAML, encoded by the coding sequence ATGAGGTTCGCGCCGTTCCTGCTCGAGGACTGGCTCATCAAGTGCCGAGGGGCAGCCATAGATCTCGACCATTCCGGAGCGCCGACGCCTTTCGGGGACGGTTTCGATCCATGCATCGGTGGCGAGGCCTGGCTCGACGACCTGGAACTAGAGGAGAAGCTGGTTCGACTATTAGCCAAGCAGTACCGGGTCAAGGAGAGCAAGATCGTCCTCACGGGCGGGGCGCAGAACGCTAACTATCTTTTCCTGCAATCCTGCGCTCCTCACACCGACGCCGTGGCCATCGAAACACCGACCTATGCTCCCATGCGGGCTTCGGCAGATGCCATGGTTTCCAAGGTGATTGAGGTCAAACGAACGAGCAAGGACCATTTCTCCTTGTCACCAGAGCAGGTCGCCAAAGCGATCAACAGGGGAGCGAAAGCGGTCCTGCTCACGAACCTGCACAACCCTTCCGCAAGAATGCTGTCCGATGAAGAGCTGAGAGCGATCCTAGAAGAGGCAGCGAGGAAGAGCGTCCCGGTGCTGTGCGATGAGATCTACCGGGAGATGTCCTATGCACGGCCTTCGAAGCCTGTCTGCAGCCTGGGCGAAAATGGCGTCTCGACCTGCGGCATGACCAAGCTCTGGGGACTGGGGGGACTCCGGATAGGTTGGCTCGTCGGACCGGAGGACATCGTGAAGAGGGTGAGGATGACCCGGCTCTACTCCGCCTATCACCTTCCGTCCCGTTCCATGGCCGTGGCCTTCCGGGCGTTGCAGGAAAAACAATGGTTCCGGGACCGGGTGCTACGCATGGCCAAACACAACCTTCCAGTGCTGGACGAATGGCTGGAGGAAGAGGAACGAGTCAAGGTGCGGAGACCGGACGGCGGTCTGATGTTCCTCGCCATGCTGCCGAAAGGTCTGAACGACGAGGAGTTCGCTCTGAGGCTCTTCAGGAAGCACAAGACAGCGGTATGCCCCGGAAGATACTTCGGCATCGGAGGGGCGATCCGAGTCACATTCTCCTGTGGAAGGTCCGACTTCCAGCAGGGCCTCAATCACATCTCGTCCACGTTGGATGCGATGCTCTAG